AAGCGTCGCTACTGAGATAATGTATGGTGCTATTAAAGCCATAGAAAAGAAAAATGCTGAGGTTAAAGGCATTGACGTTTTTAACGATGCTATTGAAAATGTAAAACCTATTTTAGAAGTTAAATCACGCCGTGTTGGTGGTGCTACTTATCAAGTACCAGTTGAGGTTCGCCCAGCTCGCCAACAAGCTCTTGCTATTCGCTGGCTTATAACTTACGCTAGAAAGAGAAGCGAAAGAACTATGATAGATAAACTAGCGAATGAGCTCTTAGATGCGGCAAACTCAAAAGGTGCATCTTTCAAGAAGAAGGAAGATACTTACAAGATGGCAGAGGCTAATAAAGCATTTGCTCACTACCGCTGGTAAGAAAGAATTAGTATGGCAGAGAGAAAAACGCCTTTACATAAGGTAAGAAATATTGGTATTGCGGCTCATATTGATGCTGGAAAGACAACTACTAGTGAGAGAATTTTATTTTTTACTGGTATGAGCCATAAAATAGGCGAGGTTCATGATGGTGCTGCTACCATGGACTGGATGGAACAAGAAAAAGAGCGTGGTATTACTATTACTTCGGCTGCAACTACGGCATTTTGGAAGGGTTATCAAATAAACCTAATTGACACTCCGGGACACGTTGACTTTACTATCGAAGTTGAGCGTTCTATGCGTGTTCTTGACGGTGCTGTTTCAGTATTTTGTTCTGTTGGCGGTGTTCAACCACAATCAGAAACTGTTTGGAGACAAGCAAATAAATATCATGTGCCAAGAATCGTTTTTGTTAATAAAATGGATAGAATTGGTGCAAATTTCTTTAGAGTTGAAGAGCAGATTAGGGAAAGACTAAAAGCAAACCCTATTCCTATTCAAATTCCTATAGGTGCCGAAGATAACTTTAGAGGTGTGGTTGACCTTGTAAGAATGAAAGCTTACGTTTGGAATGATGAGAAAAAGCCAACTGACTATGTTGAAGAAGAAATTCCAGCTGAAGTTAAAGATAAAGCAGAGGAATACCGTGCAAAACTAATCGAAGCAGTTTCAGAGACGGATGATAGCTTGATGGAGAAATTTTTTGCTGGTGAAGAGCTAAGTGAAGAAGAGATCAAAAAAGGCATAAAAGCAGGGTGCTTGAGAATGACTATCACGCCTATGCTTTGTGGAACCGCGTTTAAAAACAAGGGTATTCAACCTCTACTTGATGCTGTTGTTGATTACTTGCCAGCTCCAGATGAAATTGAAGCTATTAAAGGCGTATATGAAGATGGTACTGAAGTAACTGTTGAAAGCACTGATAATGGGGAATTTGCAGCTCTTGCATTTAAGATTATGACTGACCCATTTGTTGGACAGCTAACATTTATTCGTGTTTATAGAGGAAGCTTGGAAAGTGGTAGCTATGCTTATAATACTGTTCAAGATAGTAAAGAGAGAATCGGTCGCTTGCTAAAAATGCACTCAAATAAACGTGAAGAGATTACTGAGCTTTTCGCTGGTGAGATCGGCGCTGTTGTTGGTCTAAAAAATACTCTAACAGGTGATACTCTAGCTAGTGAAAAAGATAAAGTTATTCTTGAAAGAATGGACTTTCCAGAGCCAGTTATTAGTGTTGCGGTTGAGCCAAAAACAAAAGCAGACCAGGAAAAAATGGCAATAGCGCTTCAAAAACTAGCTCAAGAAGATCCAAGTTTTAGAGTTAGCACAGACGAAGAGAGCGGTCAAACTATTATTAGTGGTATGGGTGAGCTTCACCTTGAGATCATTGTTGATCGTATGCTTCGTGAATTTAAAGTTGATGCTGAAGTTGGTCAACCACAAGTTGCTTATCGCGAAACTATTCGTAAGACAGTTGAGCAGGAATATAAGTATGCTAAACAATCAGGCGGTCGTGGTCAATATGGTCACGTATTTTTACGTATTGAGCCGCTCCCAGCTGCTAGTGGATTTGAGTTTGTCAATGATATCAAAGGTGGTGTTGTTCCAAAAGAATATATCCCAGCTGTTGAAAAAGGTTGTAAAGAGGCACTTCAAAGTGGTATTCTTGCTGGTTATCCAGTCGAAGATGTTAAAGTTACACTATTTGATGGTAGCTACCATGAAGTTGACTCATCTGAAATGGCATTTAAGCTTGCTGCTTCAATGGGCTTTAAGGAAGGTGCTAGAAAGGCAGGTGCTGTTATTCTTGAGCCTATGATGAAGGTTGAAGTTGAAACTCCAGAAGAGTATATGGGTGATGTTATAGGCGATCTTAATAAACGCCGTGGCCAAGTAAATTCAATGGATGATAGAAATGGTGTGAAGATCATTGCAGCTTATTGTCCATTAGCTCAAATGTTTGGCTATTCAACAGATCTTCGCTCAATGACTCAAGGTCGTGCAACTTATTCAATGGAATTTGATCACTACGAAGAAGTTCCTAAAAACGTAAGTGATGAAATCATTAAAAAGAGAAATGGCTAATTAACCAAAGAAGGGCAGAGTAATCTGTCCTTTAAAAATTATTTATTCTGATAAAATCTATCTACAAAAATATGAATTGTCCTCATAGCTCAGCTGGATAGAGCGTAGAATTCCTAATTCTAAGGCCACAGGTTCGAACCCTGTTGGGGACACCATCATACAATCGCCTTTGTAAAATACAAAGTACTCAAACAAGTGTTTTTTTAAATATACTAAAACGTATAATAAGATATAGCAATTTATAAAAAATATTCTTATGCTGATAGCAAATAGAGTAAAAGAAAAAAATACAAAGAATGGACTTTATAAAAAAGATTATAAGTTATATGCAAACAAGATCACTAAAATCAAAGAAAAATTTTATAAAAAGCTAATGGTAAATGACTATATTTTTTGTCATTCTAGTTGGTTTATCTATAGATGCTTTCGTAATCGATTTAGCTTTTTATCAACATGTTATATTATTAATTTTTATCCAAACTAATAAATTTTATCAACAAAAATTTTTATATATTTAATAATCCGTGCTAACATTTCAAAAATTTATTTAAGGAGAGTAGATGAAAAAAATTTTACTTTTAGGAGCTGTTTGTTGTATGTTGTCAGCTGATGTTAAAACTGTTAATATAAGCCCAGATGAGATCAAAAAATATGATCAAATTATCGATATAAGAACTCCATCTGAGTGGCAAGAGACTGGCGTTATCGCAGGTGCAAAGACTATAACTTTTAATCCAAACGATAAGAGTGCATTTTTAGAGGAGCTTTCAAAGGCAGTTGATGTCAAAAAACCTATTGCTCTTGTTTGTAGAAGTGGCAGAAGAAGTACAGCAGCAGCCGCAGCGATAGATAGCTCGGATCTTAAGATAATAAATTTAGATGGAGGTATGAGTAGCTTGATCGAGCAAGGCTATAAAACTACGCCTTATAAAAAATAGACAAATTTTGTAATCCTACATTTGACTATAAGATAAATTTATTTTGTAGTCAAATTTTATATCAAATAATAAAATTTATTATTTGATTAACCACCGATTAACTCTAGCTATATATAATTTCATCATATTTATAATAAAGAAGGAAACAAAATGTCAAAAGTTATTTTACAATTAAATGTTATTCAGGCTGATGCAAATGCACTTTATATTAAATTTCACGATCTTCACTGGAATGTAAAAGGTATTCAATTTTTTAGCGTTCATGAATACACAGAAAAAGCTTATGAAGATATGAGTGAGATATTTGATGATGCAGCTGAGAGAGCTCTTATGCTTGGTGGCAGACCTATCGTCAAGGCTGAAGAGCTAGCAAAAGTTACTCACATAAAACACGAGCCAAAAGAAATTTACACTCCAACTGAGGTTTTAGAGATTGTCTTGGCTGATTATAAACACCTTTTGGGCGAGTTTAAAAAGCTTGACGAGCTTGCAGAAGGCGATACAACAACTCAAATGTATGCACAAGATCAAATCGCAAAATTTGAAAAAGCCATCTGGATGCTAAACGCAACACTTAGCAAATAACTACTAGCGGGAGTTTTCCCGCTCTATCTAAATAAATTTTACTTTTTGGCGATATTGATTTTATAAAATTTAAGGAGCCAAAATGAAAATTTTTCAAATCGCAAACTCATATAATAGTTCAAGTATAAAAGAAAATATAAAATCAGAAATTTCACTTCATAAAGATGAAAAGGATATCTCTAAAAAAGAGTCTGAAATTACAAATTTAACAGCCAAAGACATTTCAAATAGCTATTTTTTCCAGTATCAAAAAGAGATCGTTAAAAGTAGTAGTTCAAATTTATTAGCTCAAGGTGGCTTAAGCTTTAATGCGCCTAAAAATTTATCAGAAATTTTATCAGGCCTTGATCTTGCAAATATCGGCTATAATGGTAAATCTTTAAACGAGCTAACTAGTGACGAGGCAAATGATCTTATTAGTGAGAATGGATTTTTTGGTATCGCAAATACGGCTGAGAGGATAGCTAGCTTTGTGCTAAATGGTGCAGGTGATGATGTGAAAAAACTAAAAGCTGGTAGAGAGGGCGTGGCAAAGGGTTTTGAGGATGCGAAGAAAATTTGGGGAGGCGAGCTTCCTGAAATTTCACAAAAGACTATTGAAAAGACCCTTGAGACACTTGATAAAAAGATCGCCGAGCTTGGCGGTAACGTTTTAAATGTTTCAGCTTAACTATTTTAGGCAGGCTCGCCTAAGATAAATTTGTATGATTGTGTATATAAATTTAGATACGAGCCTTTAATTTCCCGCAAAATTTATTTAATCTTAAAAGTTATACTTCGCCGTTTTACACTAAGGAGAAGAGATGAAAGCTAAAATTTTACTTACACTGACAGCTGCTATCATGTTTTTGGGTTGCTCATTTTTTGAGGACAACCCGCCAGTACGAAAACAGCCAAGACAGGTCATGCAAAATACACCAGCAAAAAGCTCGATCAAAGGTTTTATAAAAGAGGTTACATATAAAGATTCAAAATACTGCTATGAAATAGTGGCGAGCGATACAAAAAACCACAAACTCAATAAAGCAAATTTTTGTGCAAATAGATACTATTATGATAAAGGCGACTTAGTCTATGCGACCTTTTATGCAGATAAACTTATAGATATGCTTCTTATAAAAGAGGGTGGCTCTAGTGGCTTATATAATGGTATAAAAAAGCCACAAAATGAAGTGATTATTAAAAGAAAAAATGTAAAAACAAATATCGAAGTGCCAAAAGAGGAAAAAATTTCTTTTTAATTACCGTTGATTTACTGCTTGCTTATATAATTTCAACAGCAATCAAAACTAGAACTCCTTTTAAGGGGCAAGCAACGGCCCCTTTTTATTTTACTCCACTTTTTAAGATACTTTTTAAGGGCCAAATTATCAAAATATACTTTTTTAGTTAAAATCAGTAAACGATTGGTAACAAAAATTAAAAATTTTATGATTTTTTAAGCTTTAAATTAAAATTTATAGATTATAATCATTGTCACAAAACCTTAAAAGGAGAAAAAATGAGACTAACAAAAATTAGTTTAGCCACTTTGGTTGCTTTAGGTGCATTTTCAAGTGTAGCAAGTGCTACCCCACTTGAAGAAGCTATAAAAAATGTAGATCTTTCAGGATTTGCAAGATATAGATATACAAATACTCACAATAAAGATACAGAGCAAAGTGATGTTACAAAAAAAAGCAAAGCTAATCATCAATTTAGAATGGTTACAAACTTTAAAGCCGCTATTGATGATAACTTCTTTGGAGTTATTGGTTTAAGATACAACTCTGCTGATGGTTCAGGTGACAACGCAGGTACGGGTACAGACAAAACAGATACAACTACAAGTTTCAATGTTCATCAGTTTTACCTAGGCTACAACGTAGGTGGTACTACTATCACAGCTGGTAAACAAGCTATTGGTTCATACTTTACTGATGATGCAGTTGGTACAGGTGTAAGAGTAGTAAATAAAGATATCGAGGGTCTTACACTTACAGCTTTAGCATTTGATGCACTAGAAGGCAGTGATTGGTATAATGGTGAGTTATATGAAACGGCAACGGGTAGTTTTGGAACTTATGATGTTGGCAACTTGTATGCAGCTGGTATCGCTGGCTCATATGATCCTATAAACTTCCAGCTATGGTATGCTAGCTTAACAAATTTGGCTGATCTGCTTGCGGCTGATGTTTCAGCAAATTTTGCTATTACTAATGATATTTCTTTAGGTGCAAGACTTAACTATGTAAACAGTACAGTTGATGCTAGTGCAAAAAACATAGGATATAATGATGGCAATTTCTATGCTGGCGAACTTTCAACTTCACTATTTGGTCTCGATCTAGCTGGTGGTTATATCGGTTGGAAATCTCAAGATAAAGCTATTTCAGCATTCTCATTTGAAGACCAAGGTGACCTAATAGATGTTGGCGAAGATGTATTTGACTGGACACATGCAGAAGGCAAAGGTAACTTCTTCTATGCAACAAGTGCATATGCATTTGATAAATTTACAGTTGGCTTGGATTATGTAAAAGGCAATATAAAAACTGCAGGAGCAAATAATCAAGATGTAAAAGAGAAAATAGAAGAATTTGTTCCAAGATTTGCTTATCAATACAGCAAAAAGTTGAAATTTAGCTCATTCTACTCTTTCCAAACACATAAATTTGCTAATGATGAGAAAAAGAAAGAAGATAAATTCAGATTTGAGGCTAAATACTCATTCTAATCGTAGCTCATTAATCAACTTATGATATAATCCCGGGTCGGAGCAATCTGATCCGGGATTTTTAAATTTAGAGCAAAATTTCAAGGAAAATTATGAAAAGTATTAAAATTTCTTTTTTGGCGTGTTTTTTGGTGGCAAATGCCTTTGCAGCTTCACAAGTCTACTATATAGAAGCTCGTGGTGAGTTTGGTAAAGAACTTGCTGAAATGGCAAAAAAGCAGGCTAATGATAGAAATGAAAAAGTAAATGTCTATGTTGATGAAGATCCAAGACGTTATAAAGATAATAGAATTTTAAAATTAGGCGTTGATAGAAAGGGCAGATATAGTGTTTCTTTGGGTAAGGAGCTTTATGAAAAGCAATGTGCTAGCTGTCATGGCGAGAATGCTGATAAAAGGCCATTTGGTTCAACGCCTCTAAAAAATATAGATGCTAAGGATATTGAAGATAGCATCATCTCTTATAGAAGTGACTCAAGTTTCGGTGGAAGCGGTAAAAATGTAATGCAAAACCAAGCTAAAATTCTTTCAAATAATGACCTTGGTGCGATTCTTGCCTATCTAAAAGGCAAAGATGCATTTGCTGAACAAGACGCAAATGAAAACAAACCAGTCTCTACTCAAACAAAGCAAGGTAGTTATTTAAGATAATTTTCACTTTGATAGCTTTGTCATAATATAAATAAAAGGAAGCAGATGTTAAATCCAAAATCATTATTTTTAAGTATGGGCTCAGCTATCGTTTTGATGATAATCTTTGCCATAGCTAGCGGAGCCGCTACGATAATAGAAAGTAAAACTAGTACAGAAGCTGCATGGTACTATGTTTATGGTGCCAGCTGGTTTGCTATCATTCAACTACTGCTTGGTATAAATTTGACCTATAATATCTTTAGATATAACTTAATCGATCCAAAAAAACTCCCTTCGCTTACCTTTCACCTTGGTTTTATCGTTATCTTAATCGGTGCTGGTATAACAAGATATCTTGGCTTTGAGGCTGATATGCATATAAGAGAAAAAACTCAGTCAAATATCGTTACGACAAAAATATCCTATTTAAATTTAACCGCATTAAACGATAATGGAGAAGAGATAAACGCTGCTTTGCCACTAGGAATTTCTGATGCAAAAAAAGGTTTTGATCTAAAGCTAAAAATAGCAGATAATGAAGCTAATTTAAAATTTAAAGAATTTGTGCCAAATGCAAGTTATAAGTTTGTGGATGATAAAAACGGGCAACCAGTAGTGGAATTTGTGGTTTCAAACGAGAGTGAAAGTGAAGAAATCTTCTTGTTAGAAGAAGAGGAAGCAAGAGTTGCAGATATTAGTTTTATCTTTAATGCTAAGCCAGACGAAAGCAAAAAATATGTGCTTTTTAAATTAGTGGATGGAAATTTTACAGTTACTTCAAATACTGATCTTTCAAAATTTACAATGAGTGATAGCTCAAAAACTGAGTTAAAAGCTGGTAGTGTAAATGATTTTGGCATGGGCAGTCTTTATACTATTTCAAATATAAATTTTGCTCCAAGATTAGTTTCAGCTCATGCCTCAAGGAAGCTAGTTAGCACAAAAGATAGCGAATTTAACGCCTTGATAGCTGAATTAAATTATAAAGGCGAGAGTAAAGAGATGCATATTTTTTATAACCTAACAGAGCCTTCACGCTTGGCTGTGGCTGGACAAAAATTTAACGCTTCATGGGGTGCGCAGCAAGTTAAACTCCCGTTTAGCCTATACTTAAAAGACTTTGAGCTTAAAAGATATCCTGGCTCAAATTCGCCTATGAGCTATTCAAGTGAAGTTATTGTAAAAGATGATACAAACATGTCAGGGCTTGACTATAAAATTTATATGAATCACGTGCTTGACTATGATGGCTATAGATTTTTCCAAAGTTCATACGATACAGATGAAAAAGGAACCATTCTCTCTGTCAATAAAGATCCAGGTAAGATACCAACTTATATCGGCTACTTTCTACTTGGGCTTGGATTTGTGTTAAATGTTATAAATCCTGGTAGCCGTTTTAGAAAACTAGCTAAGTTAATCGATAATGAATCGACAAAAGGCAGTAAAAAGTTTGTTGCTCTTATTGCCATTATGCTTTTAAGTTTAAATTTTAGCTCATTAAAGGCTGAAGACTTTTTGCCTAATATCAGCAAAGAGCACACACAAAAGCTTTCTAGACTTATTGTGCAAAGCTCAGATGGTAGAATGAAGCCATTTGACACTCTTAGTAAAGAAATTTTAAATAAAATACATAGAAGCGAGAACATAAATAGCCTAAACTCTAATCAAGCTATGCTTTCAATAATGGTAACGCCTGATTTTTGGCGAAGTGAAAAAATTATCTCACTTGGACAAAGCAAGGAGCTAAAAAAAGAGCTTGGCATAGATGAAAATGCAAAATATGCAAGTTTTAATGATTTTTTTAGAGCCACAAAAGATGGCGGAAGTGAATATAAACTTACAAAATTTGCCGAAATTGCTAATCGTAAGCATCCTGGATCACGCAATACATTTGATAAAGATGTGATAAAGATCGACGAGAGATTGAATGTTTTTTATATGATATTTATTGGTGAAATTTTTAAAATTTTTCCAAAACAAGATGACCCGTCAAACTCTTGGTATTCGCCTGCTAGTGCAATGATGTACTTTCCGCCTAAGGAGGTCGATCTAGTCATCAATATGATGAGAGAGTATTTTGCAGCAGTTGATGCGGCAACAAAAGATAGTGATTGGAGTAAGGCTGATGCTGCACTTGATAAAATTTCAGCCTATCAGCAAAAGTACGGCTCTGCTGTAATGCCAAGTGAAGAAAAGATAAATATAGAAATTTTGTTTAATAAAATTCAAATTTTTGAACGATTGACGCCGGTTTATCTTTTGGCTGGCCTTGCACTTTTATTTTTTGTTTTTGTTAAAATGCTAGCTCCAAATGTTCAGATAAATGGTATTGTAAGGGTTGTATATATTGTAAATTTACTAGCTTTTCTTGCTCATACTGTTGGACTTGGACTTCGTTGGTACATTGCTGAGCATGCGCCTTGGAGTAACGCTTATGAATCAATGGTCTATATCGCTTGGGCTTTAGGATTTTCTGGTATCGTCTTTGCAAAACGTAGCCCTATCGCTCTTGCTCTTACGTCTATATTGGCTGGTGTTACATTATTTGTTGCACACCTTAGCTGGATGGATCCGCAGATCACTACACTTGTGCCAGTGCTTCAAAGCTACTGGCTAACAATACATGTTTCTGTCATTACTGCAAGTTATGGATTTTTAGGGCTTTGCGCGTTACTTGGTGGCTTTACTCTATTACTTATCATTTTGCAAAATAAGAAAAAGCCAAATCCAGAAATTTCTCGCAATATCCTCGAAGCCACCCGCATAAATGAGATGGCTATGATACTAGGACTTAGTTTACTTACTCTTGGAAATTTCCTGGGCGGTGTTTGGGCGAACGAGAGTTGGGGTAGATATTGGGGCTGGGATAGCAAGGAGACTTGGGCATTAGTTTCGATACTTGTTTATGCCGCAGTTCTTCATATAAGATTTATTCCAAAGCTAAATAACCAGTATGCATTTGCAGTGGCTTCATTCTTTGCTTATTGGTCGATTATTATGACTTATTTTGGCGTAAATTTTTATTTAGCTGGTATGCACTCGTATGCAGCTGGCGATCCATTGCCAGTGCCTGATTTTGTCTGGATTAGTATCGTGATAATGGTGCTTATGAGTATTTTGGCATTTACAAAGCGATCACTTTGCTCAAGGCTTTAGATGCTAATAAAAGGTCTAATAGTTTTCTTTATTGTATTGCTATTAATTGCAATTTGTGTGTTAATCTATATACTTTTAAGAAATAGGGATTATAGCACCGAAACAAAGGAGCTTGTATTAGAAAAAGAAGAGATAACGATCGAAAAGCTTGAAAAGCTTGCGGGTGATAATAATTTAAGCAAAAACGAGCTTTTCGAACTTATTCAAATCTTTGTAGGGAATTTTAGTATACCAGCTAAAAATAACCAAGTCATGCCAAAAGAGGCAAACAACTATATAAATTTCATAATTTTGATCTGCTCTCATAAAAATTCTGATGCAAAGCTCATCAGTTTTTTAGATAAAGAGGCTAAAAAGAAAAATCCAAGCTATATTGTCGAGATAGAAGAGAGTGAGAAAATCGGCATAGAAAATCGCAAAAATCGTAGATAAATTTATTTAAAAAAGTGTAGTTAAAATATCTTAAAATTAAATTTGGTATAAAAATGAGTTCTTATGATATTGATTCTATGTATGTGATATTTCTTATTTTCTTTTCAATCGTATTGCCAATATTTTTGATAATCCCAGCAGGTAGATATAATATAAAGGTTTATGCGAGTAATTTTGATCTAATCGGACTTCATCTAATTTTTCCAATCATTATATTACCTACTTTGGTAAGTGCTTTTATTTTAGTTTGTAGCTTTTTAAATATTTCAGATTATGCTGGTTTAAGCTTTGTATTCTATGCTTTTTTGATTCTAATGATGGCCTATATAATTTATGGTTTTTATGTTTGTATCAGATACAACTACGGCTTTTTTCATTGTATCGTAGCGCTTTTCTTAAGATTTAATTATGTTATGCCGCTTATTTATCTGCTCTTTTTAGGCGGAAAAAACTACAAAGATGACAAAGAGATAACTTCTAAAAATATTAAAGACTTAAAATTTTTTGATCAGTTTAGATTTTCCATTTATAATTTAATTGCTATTAGAAACTAAAAGTATTTTAAGAGCATTAAAGGTTTTGCAATTAGAGAAAATGCCAAAAAGCAAGAGAAATTTTTATATTTAGCTTTTGCTTAGTTTTTATATCTTTCTTATCCTTAAATTTTAGTCTAAAGCAGGCTTTTGTTTTGTCTTATCGTTTTTAAGCTTATCTTTTTTGGCTTCAAACTCAGCTATTACATTTGCATCAGGAAATAAATATCCATCTTCAACCATCAGATCAACTGCTTTTTTAAACATAGGCAACGCACTTTGAGCGCCGAAGTAGTAGTAAGGTCTTTTAGGATCCCTTGCTAAAACGCCTATTGTGTAGCTATTGCCTCTTGTATCATTTACAAAGCCAAAAAATGAGCCATTGTAGGTATTGCTGTATCCACCACTACCTGAGGCAATGTGTGCAGTTCCAGTCTTGCCACCTATCTCAAGCCCTGGCGTAAAGGCTTTTAGTCCAGTACCTTTCTCAACCGTTTTTATTAAAATTCTCTTCATTATCTTTGCGGTTTCTTGTGATATAACTTGAGATGGCTCGGACTTTGGCAAATCGTATCTTTTTCCATTTCTCTCTAAGTAGGCAACCATGTGAGGAGTAACTTCAATGCCTTTATTATTAAATGTATTATAGGCTTTTAAAAGCTGCATAAATGTAGCTTGCAAGCCGTATCCGTAGCTCACAGTCGCCTTATATGTCGATGAGTTTAGCTTTGTAACTGTTGGCATCATACCTACTTGCTCATAAGGTAGATCTATGCCTGTTTTTCTTGAAAAGCCAAAATTTAAAAGTCCTTGATAAATTTGTGGCCCATTTAAACGCTCAACAAGCTGAATCATGCCGATGTTTGAACTGTGCACGATTATATCTTCAGCGCTCATAAAAGGCTCTGGATGGGTATCTTTGATCATCCTTTTGCCAAGTTGGTATCGGCCATTATAGGTATTTACAAGCTCAAATGGATTTACTTTTTTCTCCTGAAGTAAGATAGAAAATATAAATGGCTTAAAAACTGAACCAACTTCATAAGCATATTCACTAACGGTAGAGTTTAGAGCGCTATAATCTTGCTTTCTTATGTTTGAAGGATCATATCTTGAGCTAGAAGCTAGAGCTAAAATTTCTCCATTTTTGCTATTCATTATGCATATGACTAACTCTTTTGCATCTAGAAATTCACGCTTTTCATCTAGAATTTGCTCTAGTTTAGTTTGAAATTTTAATGGTATAGAGAGCACCGCATTGTAGCCATCTACTCTTGTTGCTAAATTTGAGTCACTTGTTAAAATGATATTATTTCCAATATCACGAGGCCCTAAAATTTTTGCATTTTGTATAGGGGCTAAATAATCTTCATAATATCTCTCAAGACCTTTTACGCCTTTGCTTTTTGTAAGTGCGTCACTTTCAGTTTTGCTCACGTAGCCAATAGCTGGTGTGAGGGCATCTTTTGACATAAATTTACGATTTTGTCCGCTTTCCATTACTCTCATGCCCTGAAATGAAGCAAGTCCTGTTTTTGGATCAAGGTATGAAACCAAAATGCTCTTGCGATTTAGCTTTCTTGAAAGCTCTTGAAGGTAGGTAGCGCCCTTTGCATCAATACTATATGAGAGCGTAACGATACCTTTTGTGCCATTTATGATCTTTCTTACTTTGTTTGGATCGTCGCCACTGTAAAGCGAATATAGTTTGATAAACATCTCTTTTTTATTAGGATCGATGTTTCTAGTATCAAGCATCACTTTGTAGAGTTTTTGGCTTGAAGAGATGCTAAAGCCATCTTTTGTGATTATATTGCCACGAATTGCTGTGTTTATATCGCTTGTTTGAAGCCTAGGAAGCTTTCGCTCGATACTTGCTCTATAAAATATGACAAGTACAAATATTGAAATTCCAAAAGTAATTAATAAAAAAAGTATGGTTATTTTTGATTTTCTGGAATTCATTAATGACTTAAATTTGTGTTCTAGAAATTTCTTTATAAGCGCTTAGTGCTTTGTTACGAATTTCTAGCATAAGCTTCATGCTAGTCTCTGCTTTGCCTATCGCAATAGCAGCTTGGTGTAGGTCTTTTACCTCGCCAGTTGCAAGGTCGGCTATGGCCTTATCTGCATTGATTTGGACTTTATTTAGCTCTTTTAAAGAGTCATTTAGAGCATTTTCAAAGCCGCCTTCTTCGCCTGCTTTCGCTATTTTATTTGAATTTTCATTTTTATTTATTTTGTCTAAATTTATACTATTTATCATTATGCTTGTCCTGAAATAAGTGATATCGCACTTTGTGCTATTGTTTTTGCATTTTGAAAGGCTGCTACGTTTGCTTGGTATGCCCTTGTTGCTTCAAGTAGGTCAGACATCTCAATGACCGGATTTATATTTGGAAATGCGACGTAGCCATTTGCATTTGCGTCTGGATGGCTCGGGTCATATTTTAGCTGAAAGTCCTTATCGTCACGCACCACTTTATCCACGATCACGCTAGTTAGGGTA
The DNA window shown above is from Campylobacter concisus and carries:
- a CDS encoding c-type cytochrome; the encoded protein is MKSIKISFLACFLVANAFAASQVYYIEARGEFGKELAEMAKKQANDRNEKVNVYVDEDPRRYKDNRILKLGVDRKGRYSVSLGKELYEKQCASCHGENADKRPFGSTPLKNIDAKDIEDSIISYRSDSSFGGSGKNVMQNQAKILSNNDLGAILAYLKGKDAFAEQDANENKPVSTQTKQGSYLR
- the ccsA gene encoding cytochrome c biogenesis protein CcsA, with protein sequence MLNPKSLFLSMGSAIVLMIIFAIASGAATIIESKTSTEAAWYYVYGASWFAIIQLLLGINLTYNIFRYNLIDPKKLPSLTFHLGFIVILIGAGITRYLGFEADMHIREKTQSNIVTTKISYLNLTALNDNGEEINAALPLGISDAKKGFDLKLKIADNEANLKFKEFVPNASYKFVDDKNGQPVVEFVVSNESESEEIFLLEEEEARVADISFIFNAKPDESKKYVLFKLVDGNFTVTSNTDLSKFTMSDSSKTELKAGSVNDFGMGSLYTISNINFAPRLVSAHASRKLVSTKDSEFNALIAELNYKGESKEMHIFYNLTEPSRLAVAGQKFNASWGAQQVKLPFSLYLKDFELKRYPGSNSPMSYSSEVIVKDDTNMSGLDYKIYMNHVLDYDGYRFFQSSYDTDEKGTILSVNKDPGKIPTYIGYFLLGLGFVLNVINPGSRFRKLAKLIDNESTKGSKKFVALIAIMLLSLNFSSLKAEDFLPNISKEHTQKLSRLIVQSSDGRMKPFDTLSKEILNKIHRSENINSLNSNQAMLSIMVTPDFWRSEKIISLGQSKELKKELGIDENAKYASFNDFFRATKDGGSEYKLTKFAEIANRKHPGSRNTFDKDVIKIDERLNVFYMIFIGEIFKIFPKQDDPSNSWYSPASAMMYFPPKEVDLVINMMREYFAAVDAATKDSDWSKADAALDKISAYQQKYGSAVMPSEEKINIEILFNKIQIFERLTPVYLLAGLALLFFVFVKMLAPNVQINGIVRVVYIVNLLAFLAHTVGLGLRWYIAEHAPWSNAYESMVYIAWALGFSGIVFAKRSPIALALTSILAGVTLFVAHLSWMDPQITTLVPVLQSYWLTIHVSVITASYGFLGLCALLGGFTLLLIILQNKKKPNPEISRNILEATRINEMAMILGLSLLTLGNFLGGVWANESWGRYWGWDSKETWALVSILVYAAVLHIRFIPKLNNQYAFAVASFFAYWSIIMTYFGVNFYLAGMHSYAAGDPLPVPDFVWISIVIMVLMSILAFTKRSLCSRL
- a CDS encoding fatty-acid--CoA ligase yields the protein MLIYILLRNRDYSTETKELVLEKEEITIEKLEKLAGDNNLSKNELFELIQIFVGNFSIPAKNNQVMPKEANNYINFIILICSHKNSDAKLISFLDKEAKKKNPSYIVEIEESEKIGIENRKNRR
- a CDS encoding peptidoglycan D,D-transpeptidase FtsI family protein, with protein sequence MNSRKSKITILFLLITFGISIFVLVIFYRASIERKLPRLQTSDINTAIRGNIITKDGFSISSSQKLYKVMLDTRNIDPNKKEMFIKLYSLYSGDDPNKVRKIINGTKGIVTLSYSIDAKGATYLQELSRKLNRKSILVSYLDPKTGLASFQGMRVMESGQNRKFMSKDALTPAIGYVSKTESDALTKSKGVKGLERYYEDYLAPIQNAKILGPRDIGNNIILTSDSNLATRVDGYNAVLSIPLKFQTKLEQILDEKREFLDAKELVICIMNSKNGEILALASSSRYDPSNIRKQDYSALNSTVSEYAYEVGSVFKPFIFSILLQEKKVNPFELVNTYNGRYQLGKRMIKDTHPEPFMSAEDIIVHSSNIGMIQLVERLNGPQIYQGLLNFGFSRKTGIDLPYEQVGMMPTVTKLNSSTYKATVSYGYGLQATFMQLLKAYNTFNNKGIEVTPHMVAYLERNGKRYDLPKSEPSQVISQETAKIMKRILIKTVEKGTGLKAFTPGLEIGGKTGTAHIASGSGGYSNTYNGSFFGFVNDTRGNSYTIGVLARDPKRPYYYFGAQSALPMFKKAVDLMVEDGYLFPDANVIAEFEAKKDKLKNDKTKQKPALD